One stretch of Bordetella avium DNA includes these proteins:
- a CDS encoding metal-dependent hydrolase family protein, producing MYMTGFTGVPRARRRNPEACGCRKHGPLMAWMNRRVENDLVLRMAAGGVAETVRPFGAFRADSAFAGDPQVSAKPVIFTNLRLFDGLTSSLRDGMDVRVEHNRITDILPAGQGREGAAVVDCGGRVLMPGLIDAHWHSMLCGITQMAAMTADPAYIHLVAAREAQHTLMRGFTSVRDAGGPSFALKRAIDEGLVHGPRIYPSGAMVSQTSGHGDFRMPYEVPSRPDALSHFELAGVSAIADGHDEVLRRAREQLMLGASQLKLMAGGGVTSLYDPLTSVQFTEEELRAGVQAAADWGTYVMVHVYSSQGIQRALKAGVRSIEHGQLADEETARMMADHGAWWSLQPFFGDEDANPHPDPVSHAKQQQVAQGTERAYALSRQFDIKTAWGTDILFSPQLLARHSHMLAKLTRLYAPLDLLRMATGANGELLGMSGLRNPYAGAVGTITPGALADLLVVDGDPSRDLDFLTEPQRNLRLIMKDGRVYKNSL from the coding sequence ATGTATATGACAGGCTTTACGGGCGTGCCGCGTGCGCGCCGCCGGAATCCGGAGGCCTGCGGTTGCCGCAAGCACGGGCCTTTGATGGCCTGGATGAATCGCAGAGTTGAAAACGACCTGGTGCTGCGCATGGCCGCGGGCGGCGTGGCGGAGACCGTGCGTCCCTTTGGCGCGTTTCGGGCTGACAGCGCCTTTGCGGGTGACCCCCAGGTCAGCGCAAAGCCGGTGATCTTCACCAATCTGCGTTTGTTCGACGGGCTCACATCGAGCCTGCGCGACGGCATGGATGTGCGCGTCGAGCACAACCGAATCACGGATATCCTGCCTGCCGGTCAGGGCCGCGAGGGTGCGGCCGTTGTCGATTGCGGTGGCCGGGTCTTGATGCCCGGGCTCATCGATGCGCACTGGCACAGCATGCTCTGCGGCATTACGCAGATGGCGGCCATGACCGCCGACCCCGCCTATATCCATCTGGTCGCGGCCCGCGAAGCGCAACATACATTGATGCGCGGCTTTACCAGTGTGCGCGATGCCGGTGGCCCCAGTTTCGCGCTCAAACGCGCTATCGACGAAGGGCTGGTGCACGGGCCGCGCATCTATCCTTCCGGCGCCATGGTGTCGCAGACCTCAGGGCATGGGGATTTCCGCATGCCTTATGAAGTGCCTTCGCGCCCGGATGCGCTCAGCCATTTCGAGTTGGCCGGTGTCAGCGCTATTGCGGACGGTCATGACGAAGTGCTGCGGCGCGCACGCGAGCAGTTGATGCTGGGCGCCTCGCAACTGAAACTGATGGCGGGCGGCGGCGTCACCTCGCTCTACGATCCTTTGACCAGCGTACAGTTCACCGAAGAAGAGCTGCGCGCAGGGGTGCAGGCGGCGGCGGATTGGGGCACTTATGTGATGGTGCACGTCTACAGTTCCCAGGGCATACAGCGGGCGCTCAAGGCCGGAGTCCGTTCCATCGAGCACGGGCAATTGGCTGACGAGGAGACGGCGCGCATGATGGCCGACCATGGCGCTTGGTGGAGTTTGCAGCCTTTCTTTGGCGATGAGGACGCCAACCCTCACCCCGATCCGGTCAGCCACGCGAAACAACAGCAGGTCGCCCAAGGCACCGAGCGCGCCTATGCGCTATCCCGGCAGTTCGACATCAAGACGGCCTGGGGTACGGACATCCTGTTTTCGCCGCAGTTGCTGGCGCGGCATAGCCATATGCTGGCCAAACTGACCCGTTTGTATGCGCCGTTAGATTTGCTGCGCATGGCCACGGGCGCTAATGGTGAACTGCTGGGCATGTCGGGTCTGCGCAACCCTTATGCTGGCGCTGTCGGGACCATCACCCCTGGCGCATTGGCGGATCTTCTGGTGGTCGATGGCGATCCTTCGCGTGACCTGGATTTCCTGACGGAGCCGCAACGCAATCTGCGGCTCATCATGAAAGATGGCAGGGTCTACAAGAACTCGCTCTGA
- a CDS encoding GntR family transcriptional regulator has protein sequence MNPPNAIAAQIIRLIQTQRLAPDAHLPAQWLADQLRVSRTPVNDALQELAAQGLLLRQPNRGYFVTAAAHQVTLNAPAATGDQAYFRIADDLLRGDLPDAVTEAQLRQRYKLTVAQLNAVLDRIAAEGWISRRPGYGWEFSPMLRTPDALLQSYRLRLALEPAALLEPGYRLDPVVLARCRQAEQHLLDGGIDSDSADQIHERGVRFHESLVEASGNVFFIDAIRRVNRVRRLLSYRFMRDRTRYRSHCEQHLHILDLLEAGRCGAASRALREHLQHTLRGIEQLAPLLHAETLSP, from the coding sequence ATGAACCCTCCAAACGCCATCGCTGCCCAGATCATTCGCTTGATCCAGACGCAAAGACTGGCGCCGGACGCACACTTGCCCGCCCAGTGGCTGGCCGACCAATTGCGCGTCTCGCGCACCCCTGTCAACGACGCGCTGCAAGAACTGGCGGCGCAAGGATTGCTCCTGCGGCAACCCAATCGCGGCTATTTCGTGACCGCCGCCGCGCACCAGGTAACGCTGAACGCGCCGGCCGCGACCGGCGACCAAGCCTATTTCCGCATCGCTGACGACCTGCTGCGCGGTGATCTGCCCGACGCCGTGACGGAAGCGCAATTGCGTCAGCGCTATAAGCTGACCGTCGCGCAACTGAATGCCGTGCTTGATCGCATCGCGGCCGAAGGCTGGATTTCGCGCCGCCCCGGCTATGGCTGGGAGTTCTCGCCCATGCTGCGCACTCCCGACGCCTTGCTGCAATCCTACCGGCTGCGCCTGGCGCTGGAGCCGGCCGCCTTGCTCGAACCGGGCTACCGGCTAGACCCGGTAGTGTTGGCCCGTTGCCGGCAGGCCGAGCAGCATCTCCTCGACGGCGGCATAGACAGCGACAGCGCCGACCAGATTCACGAACGCGGCGTGCGTTTTCATGAATCATTGGTCGAGGCCTCCGGCAATGTGTTCTTCATCGACGCCATCCGCCGTGTGAACCGTGTGCGCCGCCTGCTGTCCTACCGCTTCATGCGCGACCGTACACGCTACCGCAGCCACTGCGAGCAGCATCTGCACATCCTGGATCTGCTGGAAGCCGGACGTTGCGGGGCGGCCTCCCGGGCGCTGCGCGAGCATTTGCAGCACACCCTGCGCGGCATCGAACAACTCGCCCCACTCCTGCACGCCGAGACCCTATCGCCATGA
- a CDS encoding CheR family methyltransferase encodes MIQPDFPELLKRRIGLDTACIGEAAVSRAVRLRMQASGVDDEASYWTRLLSSEEEMQQLIEAVVVPETWFFRYPESLKALAGLALRHRGELRILSLPCSTGEEPYSIAMALLDAGLKPEAFRIDGVDVSERALAVAQAGRYGRNAFRGGEQGFRLRYFDAHGQLSRAVMNCVRFMQGNLFDPVLQAGLPGYDVLFCRNLLIYFDSTTQARALATLTRMVSTDGAIFVGPAEASLLTARGYPALAGAGAFAFSARPAPMPALRPRRAPDRSSVAALSQAAPRPPAFSSAVRLLPVPPPASPPVDAAQRDAALQSVAALADQGRLDEAWAASEAFMAKHGASAGIWYLRGLIKDAGGQVEAAHDAYRKALYLDPAHRQAMLQLAALLHAEGKQEASERLSARARRLGP; translated from the coding sequence ATGATTCAGCCCGACTTTCCCGAGCTGCTCAAGCGCCGTATCGGTTTGGATACCGCTTGTATCGGCGAGGCGGCCGTATCGCGGGCAGTGCGCTTGCGCATGCAGGCCAGCGGTGTGGATGATGAGGCCAGCTATTGGACCCGGCTGCTCAGCAGCGAAGAGGAAATGCAGCAGCTTATCGAGGCCGTGGTGGTGCCGGAAACCTGGTTTTTCCGCTACCCGGAATCCCTCAAGGCGCTGGCTGGCCTGGCGCTGCGGCACCGTGGCGAACTGCGCATCCTGAGCCTGCCCTGTTCTACGGGAGAGGAGCCTTATTCCATCGCGATGGCCTTACTGGACGCGGGGCTCAAGCCGGAGGCGTTCCGCATCGATGGGGTGGATGTCAGTGAGCGTGCGCTTGCTGTGGCGCAGGCTGGCCGTTATGGCCGCAATGCCTTTCGCGGTGGAGAGCAGGGCTTCCGTTTGCGCTATTTCGATGCGCATGGGCAGTTGTCCCGTGCGGTCATGAATTGCGTGCGATTCATGCAGGGCAATCTGTTTGACCCGGTGCTGCAGGCTGGCTTGCCTGGCTACGATGTCTTGTTCTGCCGCAATCTGCTGATTTATTTCGACAGCACGACGCAGGCGAGGGCTTTGGCCACACTGACCCGCATGGTGAGTACGGATGGCGCCATTTTCGTGGGGCCGGCCGAGGCCAGCCTGTTGACCGCGCGTGGCTATCCGGCTCTGGCGGGAGCCGGGGCTTTCGCTTTTTCGGCCAGGCCCGCGCCCATGCCGGCCTTGCGGCCCCGGCGAGCGCCTGACAGGTCCTCAGTGGCCGCTTTGTCGCAAGCCGCACCCCGTCCTCCGGCCTTTTCGTCGGCCGTCCGGCTGCTGCCAGTCCCTCCGCCGGCCTCCCCGCCGGTTGATGCGGCGCAGCGTGACGCGGCCTTGCAATCCGTCGCGGCCTTGGCCGATCAGGGCCGGCTGGATGAAGCCTGGGCCGCCAGCGAGGCATTTATGGCCAAGCATGGCGCCAGCGCCGGGATTTGGTATCTGCGCGGCCTGATCAAAGATGCCGGCGGGCAGGTCGAGGCAGCGCATGATGCCTACCGCAAGGCCCTGTATTTGGACCCGGCCCATCGTCAGGCGATGTTGCAGCTTGCAGCCCTGCTGCATGCCGAAGGCAAGCAAGAGGCGTCAGAGCGTCTGAGCGCCCGCGCCAGGAGATTGGGGCCATGA
- a CDS encoding YtcA family lipoprotein, which produces MQQPAGHRLIALALWLTPLLTGCAGDRPPYVVLFNSYFPSWLLCATAGCIAALVLRVILVRTGVDEYLPLHLLTYLAFAAAVMFLLSLTIYAR; this is translated from the coding sequence ATGCAACAACCCGCTGGCCATCGCCTGATTGCCCTGGCGCTGTGGCTCACGCCACTTTTGACCGGCTGCGCAGGTGATCGTCCGCCCTATGTCGTTCTGTTCAATTCCTATTTTCCCTCCTGGCTGCTGTGCGCCACGGCGGGTTGCATCGCCGCGCTGGTGCTGCGCGTCATCCTGGTGCGAACAGGCGTAGACGAATACCTGCCCTTGCATCTCCTGACCTATCTGGCTTTCGCCGCGGCCGTCATGTTCCTGCTCTCTCTGACGATTTACGCTCGCTGA
- a CDS encoding aconitate hydratase AcnA yields the protein MPGMTTASFSPATLTVGNDRYFIVDLPALDAGPLPVVLRLLLENAVRHMRGAEREAAVAALRDWLRAGCSHAEIAFQPGRVLMHDTTSTPALVDIAAMRDALAEAGADPARLNPCLPVDVSVDHSLAVNAYARPDAARLNIAHEIRLNRERYQFLRWASSALNGVRIHPPGTGIMHTINLEQLATLVQIELREGEPWAVPDMMLGTDSHTPMINGIGVLGWGVGGLEAQTVMFGMPTMLRIPEVIGVELTGALPPGSLATDLALTVTERLRAIGVSGEFVEFFGPGVSGLSAGTRAVVANMAPEYGASTAYFPPDEEALDYLRQTGRDEKALTLARAYLQRNGLWFDPQARPRYTQTLHIALEQIGASAAGPRRPQDRLPLARIPQALAGFAGGTDNLPAHPVAIAAITSCTNTSDPALLMAAGLLARKARARGLRAAPWTKTSLAPGSPAALSYLKRAGLLDDLAAVGFDIVGFGCSTCIGNSGALPERIEQAQRAGAARPVAILSGNRNFPGRVHPDLELGFLMSPPMVIAYALAGDAGLDLMHGPIGRDGQGQPVMLADLWPDEADIQACLKQGLSTHDFAHDFAQAARNPAWHALPAPAGARFPWDPASTILRRPPFAASDAGCLLGHYTAYPLLVLGDDITTDHISPASAIPADSLVADYLEACGENRHELNVFASRRGNWEVMLRAAFYSRTLSNHLAPDAPVAHTRHLPSGELMPIWQAAARYQAEKQSVVLVAGERYGTGSSRDWAAKGQRLLGIRAVLAKSFERIHRSNLIGMGVLPLRLPANWPGLQTGERVEIDAADIQPRATVAVRIWHADGSRSACDATAAVETQLECELLRAGGVIPSILQRALS from the coding sequence ATGCCGGGCATGACTACCGCGTCTTTCTCTCCGGCTACGCTGACTGTCGGCAACGACCGCTATTTCATCGTCGACCTTCCCGCACTCGATGCCGGCCCCCTGCCAGTCGTGTTACGCCTGCTGCTGGAAAACGCCGTGCGCCATATGCGCGGCGCCGAACGTGAAGCCGCTGTCGCCGCGCTGCGCGATTGGCTGCGCGCAGGCTGCAGCCATGCCGAGATCGCTTTCCAGCCTGGCCGGGTACTCATGCACGACACGACCAGCACTCCTGCCCTGGTCGATATCGCCGCCATGCGCGACGCGCTGGCCGAAGCGGGCGCCGATCCTGCCCGGCTCAACCCCTGCCTGCCGGTGGACGTGTCGGTCGATCATTCGCTGGCTGTCAACGCCTATGCCCGCCCCGACGCGGCCCGCCTGAATATCGCGCATGAAATCCGCCTCAACCGCGAGCGCTATCAGTTCCTGCGTTGGGCCAGCAGCGCGCTAAACGGCGTGCGCATTCACCCGCCGGGCACTGGCATCATGCACACCATCAACCTGGAGCAGCTCGCCACGCTGGTGCAGATTGAGCTCCGTGAGGGCGAGCCCTGGGCGGTTCCCGACATGATGTTGGGCACCGACAGCCATACGCCGATGATCAACGGCATCGGCGTACTGGGCTGGGGCGTGGGCGGCCTGGAAGCGCAGACCGTGATGTTCGGCATGCCCACCATGCTGCGCATCCCGGAGGTGATTGGCGTCGAGCTGACCGGCGCCCTGCCGCCAGGCTCGCTGGCGACCGATCTGGCGCTGACCGTCACCGAACGTCTGCGCGCCATCGGCGTGTCAGGCGAGTTTGTGGAGTTCTTCGGCCCGGGCGTGTCCGGCCTGTCTGCCGGCACACGGGCCGTCGTCGCCAATATGGCGCCCGAATACGGGGCAAGCACCGCTTATTTCCCGCCCGACGAAGAAGCGCTGGACTATCTGCGCCAAACCGGCCGCGACGAAAAAGCCCTCACGCTGGCGCGGGCCTATCTGCAACGCAACGGCCTGTGGTTCGATCCGCAGGCCCGGCCGCGCTACACACAGACCCTGCACATCGCGCTGGAGCAGATCGGCGCCAGCGCAGCCGGGCCGCGCCGGCCACAGGACCGCCTGCCCCTGGCGCGCATCCCACAGGCCCTGGCAGGTTTTGCCGGGGGGACGGACAATCTGCCCGCCCATCCTGTCGCCATCGCGGCCATCACCAGTTGCACCAACACCAGCGACCCCGCCTTGCTGATGGCCGCCGGTCTGCTTGCACGCAAGGCCCGCGCGCGCGGGCTGCGCGCCGCCCCCTGGACCAAGACCTCGCTGGCGCCCGGATCGCCGGCCGCCCTCAGTTATCTAAAACGCGCCGGTTTGCTGGACGACCTGGCCGCTGTCGGTTTTGACATTGTCGGCTTTGGCTGCAGCACTTGCATCGGCAACTCGGGCGCCTTGCCGGAGCGCATCGAACAAGCCCAGCGCGCTGGCGCGGCTCGCCCAGTCGCCATTTTGTCCGGCAACCGCAACTTCCCGGGCCGCGTACATCCCGATTTGGAACTCGGCTTTCTCATGTCGCCGCCCATGGTGATCGCCTACGCCCTGGCTGGTGACGCAGGCCTGGATTTGATGCATGGGCCAATCGGCCGGGATGGCCAAGGCCAGCCCGTCATGCTGGCCGATCTCTGGCCGGATGAGGCAGACATTCAGGCCTGCTTGAAACAAGGCCTGTCCACCCATGATTTCGCCCATGACTTCGCGCAGGCCGCGCGCAATCCCGCCTGGCATGCCTTGCCGGCGCCCGCAGGCGCGCGCTTTCCCTGGGACCCCGCATCCACCATCTTGCGCCGCCCTCCGTTTGCCGCAAGTGATGCGGGCTGCCTGCTAGGCCATTACACGGCCTATCCCCTCCTGGTGCTGGGCGATGACATCACGACCGACCATATTTCACCTGCCAGCGCTATCCCGGCCGACAGCCTGGTGGCGGACTATCTTGAAGCATGCGGCGAAAACAGGCATGAGCTGAACGTCTTTGCTTCCCGGCGCGGCAATTGGGAAGTCATGTTGCGGGCGGCCTTCTACAGCCGCACGCTCAGCAACCACTTGGCGCCCGACGCGCCGGTGGCGCACACCCGGCATCTGCCCAGCGGCGAGCTCATGCCGATCTGGCAGGCGGCGGCCCGCTATCAGGCGGAGAAACAAAGCGTCGTGCTGGTCGCGGGCGAACGCTATGGCACCGGATCTTCGCGCGACTGGGCCGCCAAGGGGCAGCGCCTGCTCGGCATCCGCGCCGTGCTGGCGAAGAGCTTTGAGCGCATCCATCGCTCCAATCTGATCGGCATGGGTGTGCTGCCGCTGCGCCTTCCGGCGAATTGGCCCGGACTTCAGACAGGCGAGCGCGTCGAGATCGATGCGGCCGATATTCAACCGCGCGCCACCGTAGCCGTGCGCATCTGGCATGCCGATGGAAGCCGCAGCGCCTGCGACGCCACGGCGGCGGTGGAAACCCAGCTCGAATGCGAGCTGCTGCGCGCTGGCGGCGTGATTCCCAGCATTCTGCAACGCGCCCTATCCTGA
- a CDS encoding methyl-accepting chemotaxis protein has translation MKNLTLRQRLLGSFLVILGIMGLTSGLDYNRLEHIENEVGVINTDAVPGIYYSTSIRAAWFMGFVALQDAYDSEDPAARRAALQSLPEHDRALDELIRQYDQTVLRADDREIFKAFLLDYAAYKALRERLLTLPEFAGTDAARRFIRNDLRRAFSVGRDVLARMVAENKAQADRAAQGIQKTIDDAQFSLLIWLSIAILVAMICGYLLLRSVVRPVREIVRMLAGMSGGDLTQRMALERRDEFHSIEIGFNGMVEELTGLVGRTQRSAVQVATSVTEIAATARQQQATASEVAATTTEIGATSREIAATSRDLVRTMDEVSGAAEQTAQLAGQGQLGLGRMEDTMRNVVGAASSINGKLAVLNEKAGSINQVVTTITKVADQTNLLSLNAAIEAEKAGEYGRGFVVVATEIRRLADQTAVATHDIEQIVREIQSAVSAGVMGMDKFSEEVRRGMSDMQEIGEQLSQIIQQVQSLAPRVQMVNEGMQTQAVGAEQINQALQQLGDAAQQTVESLRQSAQAIDDLNIVASDLRSGVARFKV, from the coding sequence ATGAAGAATCTCACGCTACGCCAGCGTCTGTTAGGCAGTTTTCTGGTCATCCTTGGCATCATGGGTTTGACCTCCGGGCTGGATTACAACCGGCTGGAGCACATCGAAAACGAGGTGGGCGTCATCAATACGGACGCGGTGCCGGGGATCTACTACAGCACCTCGATCCGCGCCGCCTGGTTTATGGGCTTTGTGGCCTTGCAGGACGCTTACGACAGCGAAGATCCGGCGGCGCGCCGTGCCGCCTTGCAGTCCCTGCCCGAACATGACCGGGCACTGGATGAGCTCATCCGGCAGTATGACCAGACCGTTCTGCGCGCCGACGATCGCGAGATATTCAAAGCGTTTCTGCTTGATTACGCCGCCTACAAAGCACTGCGTGAGCGTTTGCTAACGTTGCCGGAGTTTGCCGGAACCGATGCGGCGCGGCGCTTCATCCGCAATGATCTGCGCCGGGCCTTTAGTGTCGGGCGCGATGTGCTGGCGCGCATGGTGGCCGAAAACAAGGCGCAGGCCGATCGGGCTGCCCAGGGTATCCAGAAAACCATCGACGATGCGCAGTTCAGCCTGCTGATCTGGCTGAGCATTGCCATTTTGGTCGCCATGATTTGCGGCTATCTCTTGCTGCGCTCCGTTGTCCGGCCCGTGCGCGAAATCGTCAGGATGCTGGCTGGCATGAGCGGGGGCGATCTGACCCAGCGCATGGCGCTGGAGCGGCGTGATGAATTCCATAGTATCGAGATCGGCTTTAATGGCATGGTCGAAGAGCTGACCGGCCTGGTGGGGCGCACCCAGCGTTCCGCAGTACAGGTTGCGACCTCGGTGACGGAGATCGCCGCGACGGCGCGCCAGCAGCAGGCGACCGCCTCCGAGGTTGCCGCCACCACGACCGAGATCGGGGCCACCTCGCGCGAGATCGCCGCGACCTCGCGGGATTTGGTGCGCACGATGGATGAGGTGTCGGGCGCTGCCGAACAAACCGCCCAATTGGCGGGCCAGGGCCAGCTTGGCCTGGGCCGCATGGAAGACACCATGCGCAATGTGGTCGGCGCGGCGAGTTCGATCAATGGCAAGCTGGCCGTGCTTAATGAGAAGGCCGGCAGCATCAATCAGGTTGTGACCACGATCACCAAGGTGGCCGACCAAACCAATCTGCTGTCCCTGAATGCCGCCATCGAAGCCGAGAAGGCTGGCGAGTACGGGCGGGGCTTTGTCGTGGTTGCCACGGAGATTCGCCGTCTGGCCGACCAGACCGCCGTGGCGACGCACGACATCGAACAGATCGTGCGCGAGATCCAGTCGGCGGTGTCGGCGGGTGTCATGGGAATGGATAAATTTTCCGAAGAAGTGCGGCGCGGCATGAGTGATATGCAGGAAATCGGTGAGCAGCTCTCGCAGATCATCCAGCAGGTGCAGTCGCTTGCGCCACGCGTGCAAATGGTCAATGAGGGCATGCAGACCCAGGCCGTGGGAGCCGAGCAAATTAATCAGGCCCTGCAGCAGCTCGGCGATGCCGCGCAGCAAACCGTCGAGTCGCTGCGCCAATCGGCCCAGGCCATCGATGATCTCAATATCGTTGCCAGCGATTTGCGCAGCGGTGTGGCACGCTTCAAGGTGTAG
- a CDS encoding thiopurine S-methyltransferase, with protein MDADFWLDRWREGKTGFHQDRVTPLLPKYWPRLALPTGARVLVPLAGKSLDMVWLAEQGHEVLGVELSSLAVQQFFAEQGWAPRRWESAYGQHYAANGVELICGDIFKLDDAALKDCLGVYDRAALVALPETMRRAYANHVYGQMPAGYRGLLLTLDYPQTQMEGPPFSVDEAEVQALFGEQAHLWDRRDILEKEPKFAERGVSRLDTLVFRLSAAS; from the coding sequence ATGGACGCGGATTTCTGGCTGGATCGTTGGCGTGAGGGAAAAACAGGTTTTCATCAAGACCGTGTTACGCCGCTCTTGCCCAAGTACTGGCCCCGCCTGGCACTGCCGACTGGCGCGCGCGTGCTGGTGCCTCTGGCGGGTAAGTCGCTGGACATGGTGTGGCTGGCCGAACAGGGCCATGAGGTTTTGGGAGTCGAGCTTTCGTCGCTGGCCGTGCAGCAGTTTTTCGCCGAACAGGGTTGGGCCCCACGCCGGTGGGAGAGCGCCTACGGCCAGCATTACGCGGCCAACGGTGTCGAATTGATCTGCGGCGATATCTTCAAGCTCGACGACGCAGCGCTAAAGGATTGCCTGGGTGTGTATGACCGCGCCGCCCTGGTGGCGCTGCCCGAGACGATGCGGCGCGCCTATGCTAACCATGTCTATGGACAGATGCCGGCCGGCTACCGCGGGCTGTTGCTGACGCTGGATTACCCTCAAACACAAATGGAAGGCCCGCCTTTCTCGGTCGACGAGGCCGAGGTGCAGGCGCTGTTTGGCGAGCAGGCCCATCTATGGGACCGTCGTGACATTCTGGAGAAGGAGCCCAAGTTTGCCGAGCGCGGCGTCAGCAGACTGGACACCTTGGTTTTCCGCTTGAGTGCAGCCTCGTAA
- a CDS encoding DUF3455 domain-containing protein codes for MKQYSRRPLGHLLALPLIAAAFSASAAVPEIMHVPAGNYVSWRAPATGVITYECLRPEPLPGAPGAPVWRIIKAKATLSNKTAQATFSSPPETWQASDGSNLTGMEIVRANIGENRLYDQLVIANPSGGPGGILTGVTYIQRLVSSGGGAPTTPCDVNTVGKLAESPYTAEYVFWSPN; via the coding sequence ATGAAGCAATACTCGCGTCGCCCGCTGGGTCATCTACTGGCCCTCCCACTCATCGCCGCCGCATTCAGCGCCTCGGCCGCCGTACCGGAAATCATGCATGTTCCCGCCGGCAACTATGTGTCCTGGCGCGCACCCGCCACAGGCGTCATCACCTACGAATGCCTGCGGCCAGAACCCCTGCCTGGCGCGCCGGGCGCCCCCGTCTGGCGCATCATCAAGGCCAAGGCGACACTCAGCAACAAAACCGCGCAAGCCACGTTCAGCAGCCCTCCGGAAACCTGGCAAGCCTCCGACGGCTCCAACCTGACCGGCATGGAAATCGTGCGCGCCAACATCGGTGAGAACCGGCTGTACGATCAACTGGTCATCGCCAACCCCTCCGGCGGGCCCGGCGGCATCCTGACCGGCGTGACCTATATCCAGCGCCTGGTGAGCAGCGGCGGCGGCGCCCCCACCACGCCTTGCGATGTCAACACGGTAGGCAAGCTCGCCGAGAGCCCCTACACGGCCGAATACGTGTTCTGGTCGCCCAACTGA
- a CDS encoding chemotaxis protein CheW: protein MSGNADRYGRERLYLQFRIGADRYALDCALVVEVLGPAPIKQLPGTPVWVLGLLDYRGHPLPVVDVSAAAGEGAAPRLTSTRIVVVRPFGQESARLLGLLLEGVTDTLRLDPDRFEPGGLRQDGAPFLGPVIRDARGLIQRADLDRLLDDEVKALLYPEPAP, encoded by the coding sequence ATGAGCGGCAATGCCGATCGCTATGGGCGCGAACGTCTCTACCTGCAATTTCGTATCGGCGCCGACCGTTATGCGCTGGACTGCGCCTTGGTGGTCGAGGTCCTGGGGCCTGCGCCGATCAAGCAATTGCCTGGCACGCCAGTCTGGGTGCTTGGCCTGCTGGACTACCGCGGACACCCCCTGCCTGTGGTGGATGTCAGCGCTGCGGCAGGCGAAGGCGCTGCGCCCCGCCTGACCAGCACCCGTATCGTCGTCGTGCGGCCTTTTGGGCAGGAAAGCGCGCGTCTCCTGGGTCTGTTGCTCGAGGGCGTGACCGATACCCTGCGGCTAGACCCGGACCGCTTTGAGCCGGGCGGTTTACGCCAGGATGGCGCGCCCTTTCTGGGGCCTGTCATTCGCGATGCGCGCGGCTTGATTCAGCGCGCGGACTTAGACAGGCTGCTCGATGACGAGGTCAAAGCCCTGCTTTACCCGGAGCCCGCGCCATGA
- a CDS encoding MarC family NAAT transporter: MINDVIDLFKLTGLGLTLMLPLANPLTSMTLLLSLSEHIPFRERQKQIRQATFYVIGIMLVTFYAGTWIMSTFGISIPGLRIAGGLIVAAIGFNMLFPQTTTDDIPEADAATNIAERSVPNIAFVPLAMPGTAGPGTIAMIVSATSTIHTDHEYSRWVLEVTPILVFLLLGLLFWVCLRSAGRIVKIIGHDGVQAISRVMGFLLVCMGVQFIINGVLEIVTTYLSSHPHIG; this comes from the coding sequence ATGATCAACGACGTTATCGACCTCTTCAAACTCACCGGACTGGGCCTGACCCTCATGCTGCCGCTGGCCAATCCGCTCACATCCATGACGCTGCTGCTTTCCTTGAGCGAACACATCCCCTTCCGGGAACGCCAAAAGCAGATTCGCCAGGCAACCTTCTATGTCATTGGCATCATGCTGGTGACCTTCTACGCCGGCACCTGGATCATGAGCACCTTTGGCATTTCGATCCCGGGGCTGCGCATCGCTGGCGGCTTGATCGTCGCGGCCATCGGTTTCAACATGCTATTTCCGCAGACCACCACGGACGATATTCCCGAGGCCGACGCCGCCACCAACATCGCCGAACGCAGCGTGCCCAATATCGCTTTCGTGCCCCTGGCCATGCCGGGCACAGCCGGTCCGGGCACCATCGCCATGATTGTGAGCGCCACGTCTACCATCCACACCGATCACGAGTATTCGCGCTGGGTGCTTGAGGTCACGCCTATCCTGGTGTTTTTGCTCTTGGGCCTGCTGTTCTGGGTCTGTCTGCGGTCCGCGGGCCGCATCGTGAAAATCATCGGGCACGATGGCGTGCAGGCGATCTCTCGCGTGATGGGCTTTTTGCTGGTTTGCATGGGCGTGCAATTCATCATCAATGGGGTGCTCGAAATCGTGACGACCTATCTAAGCAGCCACCCCCACATCGGGTAG